One stretch of Streptomyces sp. R21 DNA includes these proteins:
- a CDS encoding STAS domain-containing protein, with protein sequence MSSAPPAGLPSVDATTPAVLALPGPVRRDDVPRLCDDVRALLEATGDGVVVCDVAGIGPPGLAAVDVLARLELAARRAGGRIRLRDPDPALRALLDLVGLRFEADGQPEEREPAGGVQEAVEPGDPPL encoded by the coding sequence ATGAGTTCGGCGCCTCCCGCCGGTCTACCGAGCGTGGATGCCACGACACCTGCCGTACTCGCGCTGCCGGGACCCGTCCGCCGGGACGACGTACCCCGGCTGTGCGACGACGTGCGCGCACTGCTGGAGGCCACCGGCGACGGGGTCGTGGTCTGTGACGTCGCGGGGATCGGGCCGCCGGGCCTCGCCGCCGTCGACGTACTGGCCAGACTGGAGCTCGCCGCCCGGCGGGCCGGGGGCCGGATACGGCTGCGGGACCCCGACCCGGCCCTGCGCGCCCTACTCGACCTGGTCGGCCTCCGCTTCGAGGCTGACGGGCAGCCCGAAGAGCGGGAACCAGCGGGCGGTGTCCAGGAAGCAGTGGAACCCGGTGATCCGCCCCTTTGA
- a CDS encoding AEC family transporter: MQGVLTGFAVIAVVIGVGYVIGRRGYLGDNGREVLTKLAFHVASPALLFTTLARADLSVIFSSRLLVTAMSTAAAAGVFVAVGVVRGWGVGRTTIGALCSSYVNSGNLGIPIAVYVLGDASLVAPVLLFQQIMVTPIALTVLDLSGQGEKGPLWRRLLTPLRNPIAVGSLSGVAVSATGLSVPGPVMDPLTLIGGMSVPAVLLAFGISLCGSTLPGRGSDRHPVLLSVALKSVGQPLAAWALAVGVFGLHGAPLLDVVVTSALPAAQNLFTYASRYRVGETLAQESILLSTIASVPVLVVIAAALG, encoded by the coding sequence GTGCAAGGGGTGCTGACGGGGTTCGCGGTCATCGCGGTCGTCATCGGCGTCGGCTATGTGATCGGGCGGCGCGGCTATCTCGGGGACAACGGCCGCGAGGTGCTGACGAAGCTCGCCTTCCATGTGGCCTCCCCCGCGCTGCTGTTCACCACGCTCGCCCGCGCCGACCTCTCGGTGATCTTCTCCAGCCGGCTGCTGGTGACGGCGATGAGCACGGCCGCGGCGGCCGGAGTCTTCGTCGCGGTCGGTGTCGTACGGGGCTGGGGCGTGGGGCGGACCACGATCGGCGCGCTGTGCTCCAGTTACGTCAACTCGGGCAACCTCGGCATCCCGATCGCCGTGTACGTGCTCGGCGACGCCTCGCTGGTCGCGCCCGTGCTGCTGTTCCAGCAGATCATGGTCACGCCGATCGCCCTCACCGTGCTGGATCTGTCCGGACAGGGCGAGAAGGGCCCGTTGTGGCGGCGGCTGCTCACGCCGCTGCGCAATCCCATCGCGGTCGGCTCGCTGTCGGGGGTCGCCGTCTCGGCCACCGGGCTGAGCGTGCCGGGCCCGGTGATGGACCCGCTCACGCTGATCGGGGGCATGTCCGTGCCCGCCGTACTGCTGGCGTTCGGCATCTCGCTGTGCGGCAGCACGCTGCCCGGCCGCGGCTCCGACCGGCATCCGGTGCTGCTCTCCGTCGCGCTGAAGTCCGTGGGCCAGCCGCTGGCCGCCTGGGCGCTCGCCGTCGGCGTCTTCGGGCTGCACGGAGCGCCGCTGCTCGACGTGGTGGTCACCTCGGCCCTGCCGGCCGCCCAGAACCTCTTCACGTACGCCTCGCGCTACCGGGTCGGCGAGACGCTGGCCCAGGAGTCGATCCTGCTGTCCACCATCGCGTCCGTGCCGGTGCTGGTGGTGATCGCGGCCGCCCTGGGGTGA
- a CDS encoding thymidine phosphorylase, producing the protein MAMDAVSVIRTKRDRGEFSDEQIDWVIDAYTRGEVADYQMAALNMAILLNGMNRREIARWTAAMIASGERMEFSSLSRPTADKHSTGGVGDKITLPLAPLVAACGAAVPQLSGRGLGHTGGTLDKLESIPGWRALLSNEEMLHVLDTTGAVICAAGDGLAPADKKLYALRDVTGTVEAIPLIASSIMSKKIAEGTGSLVLDVKVGSGAFMKTIEDARELASTMVGLGTDHGVKTVALLTDMSTPLGLTAGNALEVRESVEVLAGGGPSDVVELTIALAREMLDAAGVKDADPAKALADGSAMDVWRRMIAAQGGDPDAELPTSREQHVVTAPSSGVLTRLDAYDIGIAAWRLGAGRARKEDPVQAAAGVEMHAKPGDTVTAGQPLLTLHTDTPERFEYALQSVEGSYDIAAAGTAFTPNPIVLDRIA; encoded by the coding sequence ATGGCCATGGACGCAGTCTCCGTCATCCGCACCAAGCGGGACCGCGGTGAGTTCAGCGACGAGCAGATCGACTGGGTCATCGACGCGTACACCCGCGGCGAGGTCGCGGACTACCAGATGGCCGCCCTCAACATGGCGATCCTCCTCAACGGCATGAACCGCCGCGAGATCGCCCGCTGGACCGCCGCGATGATCGCCTCCGGCGAGCGCATGGAGTTCTCCTCGCTCTCCCGCCCGACCGCCGACAAGCACTCCACGGGCGGCGTCGGCGACAAGATCACGCTGCCGCTGGCCCCGCTCGTGGCGGCCTGCGGCGCGGCGGTCCCGCAGCTGTCCGGGCGCGGCCTCGGCCACACCGGCGGCACCCTCGACAAGTTGGAGTCCATCCCCGGCTGGCGCGCGCTGCTCTCCAACGAGGAGATGCTGCACGTCCTCGACACCACCGGCGCGGTCATCTGCGCGGCGGGCGACGGCCTGGCCCCGGCCGACAAGAAGCTCTACGCGCTGCGCGACGTCACCGGCACGGTCGAGGCGATCCCGCTCATCGCCTCCTCGATCATGTCCAAGAAGATCGCCGAGGGCACCGGCTCGCTCGTCCTGGACGTGAAGGTCGGCTCCGGCGCCTTCATGAAGACCATCGAGGACGCCCGCGAACTCGCCTCCACGATGGTCGGCCTGGGCACGGACCACGGCGTGAAGACGGTCGCCCTCCTCACCGACATGTCCACCCCCCTCGGCCTCACTGCGGGCAACGCCCTGGAGGTCCGCGAGTCCGTCGAGGTCCTCGCCGGCGGCGGTCCCTCGGATGTCGTGGAACTCACCATCGCCCTGGCGCGCGAGATGCTCGACGCGGCGGGCGTGAAGGACGCCGACCCGGCGAAGGCGCTGGCCGACGGCTCCGCGATGGACGTCTGGCGCCGCATGATCGCCGCGCAGGGCGGCGACCCGGACGCCGAACTGCCCACCTCGCGCGAGCAGCACGTCGTCACGGCCCCGTCCTCCGGCGTCCTGACCCGTCTCGACGCCTACGACATCGGTATCGCCGCCTGGCGCCTGGGCGCCGGACGCGCCCGCAAGGAGGACCCGGTGCAGGCCGCCGCGGGCGTCGAGATGCACGCCAAGCCCGGCGACACGGTCACCGCGGGCCAGCCCCTGCTGACCCTCCACACGGACACCCCGGAGCGCTTCGAGTACGCCCTCCAGTCCGTCGAGGGCTCGTACGACATCGCCGCCGCCGGCACGGCCTTCACGCCGAACCCGATCGTGCTGGACCGCATCGCCTGA
- a CDS encoding cytidine deaminase, whose translation MTSADKASTAVDWEALRAAARDAMSRAYAPYSSFPVGVAALVDDGRVVTGCNVENASYGLGLCAECGLVSQLQNTGGGRLTHFTCVDGRGEILVPCGRCRQLLYEFGGAELILETPAGILPLSEMLPQAFGPEHLTK comes from the coding sequence GTGACCTCCGCCGACAAGGCCTCCACGGCCGTCGACTGGGAGGCCCTGCGCGCGGCGGCCCGGGACGCCATGTCCCGTGCGTACGCCCCGTACTCGAGCTTCCCGGTCGGTGTCGCGGCCCTCGTCGACGACGGCCGCGTCGTCACCGGCTGCAACGTCGAGAACGCCTCGTACGGGCTCGGACTGTGCGCCGAGTGCGGACTGGTCTCGCAGCTGCAGAACACCGGCGGCGGCCGCCTGACGCACTTCACCTGTGTCGACGGACGGGGCGAGATCCTCGTGCCGTGCGGGCGCTGCCGCCAGCTGCTCTACGAGTTCGGCGGAGCCGAGCTGATCCTGGAGACCCCGGCCGGAATCCTGCCGCTCTCCGAGATGCTCCCGCAGGCCTTCGGGCCGGAGCATCTCACCAAGTAA
- a CDS encoding MFS transporter → MPSASTGASTVVDAAVAVPAVSTAVPAASVASVASVDIDSRMAPGGPGYRRMSFALFLAGVATFALLYSTQALLPLVSGDFGVSASEASWTVSAATGALALFVLPMSALSERFGRRTLMTASLAVAVTVGMLVPFAPSIGALIALRAVQGAALAGLPASATAYLAEEVRPKALITAIGLFVAGNSVGGMSGRVITGWVAQEWGWRVAVGVIGVVAVACAVAFRLLLPAPRHFVAGSLRPRVLARTVRDHLGNPLLRRLYAIGALFMMVFGGVYTVIGYRLTEAPFSLPQGVVGSIFLVYLVGTVSASTAGKLVGRLGRRGALYLAGGTTASGLVLSLADSLVLVLLGLVLITAGFFAGHAVASSSVSHTAKRGRAQASALYQSAYYVGSSAGSTLGAVAFHSGGWGGTVSLGLLAVVGVVGITVVGSRAARRPAGGGA, encoded by the coding sequence ATGCCTTCCGCCAGTACCGGGGCGTCCACCGTCGTGGACGCCGCCGTCGCCGTTCCTGCCGTCTCCACCGCCGTTCCTGCCGCCTCCGTCGCGTCTGTCGCATCTGTCGACATCGACTCCCGGATGGCCCCCGGCGGGCCCGGATACCGGCGGATGAGCTTCGCGCTCTTCCTCGCCGGGGTCGCGACCTTCGCGCTTCTGTACTCCACGCAGGCGCTGCTGCCGCTCGTCTCCGGCGACTTCGGAGTGAGCGCGAGCGAGGCGAGCTGGACGGTGTCCGCGGCGACCGGCGCGCTGGCGCTGTTCGTGCTGCCGATGAGCGCGCTCTCGGAGCGGTTCGGGCGGCGTACGTTGATGACGGCGTCGCTCGCCGTCGCCGTGACGGTCGGCATGCTGGTCCCCTTCGCCCCCTCGATCGGCGCCCTCATCGCACTGCGGGCGGTGCAGGGTGCGGCCCTCGCCGGGCTTCCGGCCTCCGCGACGGCCTACCTCGCGGAGGAAGTGCGGCCCAAGGCGCTGATCACCGCGATCGGTCTGTTCGTCGCCGGCAACAGCGTCGGCGGGATGAGCGGGCGCGTCATCACCGGGTGGGTCGCGCAGGAGTGGGGCTGGCGGGTCGCCGTCGGCGTGATCGGGGTCGTCGCGGTCGCCTGCGCGGTCGCGTTCCGGCTGCTGCTGCCCGCGCCGCGGCACTTCGTGGCGGGGTCGCTGCGGCCTCGGGTGCTGGCCCGTACCGTCCGTGACCACCTCGGGAACCCGTTGCTGCGGCGGCTGTACGCGATCGGCGCGCTGTTCATGATGGTGTTCGGCGGGGTGTACACGGTGATCGGGTACCGGCTGACCGAGGCGCCGTTCTCGTTGCCGCAGGGTGTGGTCGGGTCGATCTTCCTGGTGTATCTGGTCGGTACGGTCTCCGCTTCCACGGCGGGGAAGCTGGTGGGGCGGCTCGGGCGGCGGGGGGCGCTGTATCTCGCGGGCGGTACGACGGCGTCGGGGCTGGTGCTGTCGCTGGCCGACTCGTTGGTGCTTGTTCTGCTCGGGCTGGTGCTGATCACCGCGGGGTTCTTCGCGGGGCATGCGGTCGCGTCGTCGTCGGTGAGCCACACCGCCAAGCGGGGGCGGGCGCAGGCGTCCGCGCTGTATCAGTCGGCGTACTACGTGGGGTCCAGTGCGGGAAGCACGCTGGGGGCGGTTGCGTTCCACTCGGGCGGGTGGGGTGGGACCGTCTCGCTCGGGCTGCTGGCTGTGGTGGGGGTTGTGGGGATCACTGTGGTCGGGTCTCGAGCGGCTCGGCGTCCCGCTGGCGGGGGCGCCTGA
- a CDS encoding sigma-70 family RNA polymerase sigma factor, with protein MSDGTATGTDLDVRLEKHRVELTGYCYRMLGSSFEAEDAVQDTMVRAWRSYDKFEGRSSMRSWLYRIATNVCLDMLNAGNKRARPMDLTAPSPLAQAALNPRADNTWLEPMPDVRVLPTVSDPAEAAVAKESVRLAFMAALQQLPPKQRAVLILREVLAWKASEVAELLGTTVASVNSALQRARATLAESDGEGADAATSDPLDEEQQKLLERYVAAFEGYDMTALTALLHEDAIMTMPPFDLWLRGTDDITGFMTTLGAPCEGSRLVAVEVNGLPGFAQYKPDPESGGFVPWAVQVLEISKGRITGFHCFLDTARWFPLFGLPVSLEAEADQVE; from the coding sequence ATGAGCGACGGTACGGCGACTGGTACGGACCTCGACGTCCGGCTGGAGAAGCACCGGGTGGAGCTGACGGGGTACTGCTACCGCATGCTCGGCTCCTCCTTCGAGGCCGAGGACGCGGTGCAGGACACGATGGTCCGCGCCTGGCGCAGCTACGACAAGTTCGAGGGCCGCTCCTCGATGCGGTCCTGGCTGTACCGGATCGCGACGAATGTGTGCCTGGACATGCTGAACGCGGGGAACAAGAGGGCCCGGCCCATGGATCTGACAGCGCCTTCGCCGCTGGCCCAGGCGGCGCTCAACCCTCGTGCGGACAACACATGGCTGGAGCCGATGCCCGACGTCCGGGTGCTGCCGACGGTCAGCGACCCGGCGGAGGCCGCGGTGGCCAAGGAGTCGGTGCGGCTGGCCTTCATGGCCGCGCTGCAGCAACTGCCGCCCAAGCAGCGGGCCGTGCTGATCCTGCGCGAGGTGCTGGCGTGGAAGGCCAGCGAGGTCGCCGAGCTGCTCGGCACGACCGTCGCCTCGGTCAACAGCGCGCTCCAGCGGGCCCGTGCGACTCTCGCCGAGAGCGACGGCGAGGGTGCCGACGCCGCCACCTCCGACCCGCTCGACGAGGAGCAGCAGAAGCTCCTTGAGCGCTATGTCGCCGCCTTCGAGGGGTACGACATGACGGCGCTGACCGCGCTCCTCCACGAGGACGCGATCATGACGATGCCGCCGTTCGACCTGTGGCTGCGCGGCACGGACGACATCACCGGCTTCATGACCACGCTGGGCGCCCCCTGCGAGGGCTCGCGCCTGGTCGCGGTCGAGGTCAACGGACTGCCGGGCTTCGCGCAGTACAAGCCGGACCCGGAGTCGGGCGGCTTCGTGCCGTGGGCGGTGCAGGTGCTGGAGATCTCAAAGGGGCGGATCACCGGGTTCCACTGCTTCCTGGACACCGCCCGCTGGTTCCCGCTCTTCGGGCTGCCCGTCAGCCTCGAAGCGGAGGCCGACCAGGTCGAGTAG